Below is a window of Candidatus Binatia bacterium DNA.
CGCGGGTGACATCGGCGCGCACGAACGCAGCCTGGCCGGACGACTTGCGTATCTCCTCGGCGACGTCCTGCCCGGCGGTAGCGTTCGCGTCGACAACCACGACCCGGCCGCCTTCAGCGGCAAAGCGCAATGCCGCGGCGCGGCCAATGCCGCTGCCCGCTCCGGTGATCAGGGCGACGCGATCTTTCAGTCTGGTTGGCATGTGGGCTCCTCTTGAGGGTTTGGGGGCCTGGGGGCATGAGGGCTTGAAGCTTGTTAATTGGCGGGGTGGCCGGGCAACTGCCTGACCGCTTAGCACTCCAGTCCATTAATACGTTGACGTATCCCGTTCGCCCCGAGTAGCGCCATGTTTTCGGCGGCGTATCGAGGGGCGGGGCCGCGAAGCCGCTCGCCAGGTTGGCCCCTCGATACGCCCCTGAGAAAACGGGGCTACTCGGGGCGAACGGAGGGCGTCGTACGGAATACGTCGTCGCAATTGTGCCCATCACTACTTAGCCGTCCGTCCTTGCCGTAGGGCGGGCACCGTCGACGGCGGCGATGAATGCCTGGAACAGGCGGCGCTGCGCGGGGTCGTCGAGTTGCAGTTCGGGATGCCATTGCACGGCCAGGCACCACGGGTGCACAAGGTGCTCGACGGCTTCGATGACGCCGTCCTCGGCCCATGCGACCGGACGCAGGTCGCCGCCGAGACGATCGACGGATTGATGGTGCCACGAAATCGCCTCGACGCGTGTGGCTCCCAGTACCCCGGCGAGGTGACTGTCAGGCGCCACGGTGACCGGGTGGCGTACCGGCACGCGCGGCGGGGCCCGGTGCGGCACCGTGTCCCCGAACGCATCGGGGATGTGCTCGTGCAGGGTCCCGCCGCACACGACGTTGAGCAACTGCAGGCCGCGGCAGATCGACAGGACCGGGCGGTCGTGGCGCGCCAGTGCGGTGCGGGCGAGGTCGAGCTCGAAGGCGTCGCGCTCGTCGCAGACGGAATAGATCGTTTCGTGCGGCTCGCCGCCGTAAGCCGCCGGCGAGATGTCTCCGCCGCCGGCGAGGATCAGACCGTCGACGCGGTCGAGCAGTCGGGCGGCCGATGGTTCCCCCGGAGGCAAAATGACCGGTATGGCGCCGGCCAGTCGCACCCCATCGACGTAGCCGCACGGCAGACTGAAGACCGGGGGCTCCCCGCCCCGGGCGTACGAGGAAATCCCGATCACGACCGGAGGGCGCATCACACTCGTTCGAGGTACCGTCGCCGTTCCCACGTGGTAACCGACTCGTCGAACTTGCGCTGTTCGGTTCGCGCGAAATGGACCAGATGCTCGATGACTGCGGCGCCGAACGCGTCGCGGAACATGGCCGAGGCGGCAAACTCGTCGATCGCCTCGGGCAGCGTCCGGGGCACGGTCGGCAAGTCCCGTGCGACGTAGACGTCGCCGTGGAACGGCGGCGGCGGCTCGATGCGATTCGCCAGGCCGTCGAGTCCGGCCGCGACCGTGGCGGCGAAGACGAGATACGGGTTAGCGTCGGCACCGGGGATGCGGCACTCGACCCGCAGCGACGGTCCGCGCCCGACCACGCGAAAACCCGCCGTGCGGTTATCGTAGGACCAGGCGATGCCGGTCGGCGCAAAGGAGCCGGCGCGGAAGCGCTTGTAAGAGTTCACATTCGGCGCGAACAGCAGGGTCGAGGCGCGGGCGTGCTGCATGAGTCCACCCAGCCACCAGCGGAAGTGGTCCGGCAACACGCTCACGTCGCCGGCGAACTGGGCGCCCGATCCGGCAAACAGCGGCGCACCGTCGTCGACGGACCACAGACTCGAGTGTACGTGCATCGAGCTGCCGGCGTAGCGTTCGTCGAACTTCGCCATGAACGTCACCGCCAGCCCCTGCCCGATCGCCACTTCCTTCGCGAGTTGCTTGTAGACCGAGTGACGGTCCGCCATTTCGAGGAAATCGCAGTACCGCACGTTGATCTCCTGCTGGCCCGGCCCCCACTCGCCTTTGGAGAATTCCACCGGCACGCCCGAACTGTCCAGATGGCGTCGAATGGCACCGATAAGCGGTTCGACCTTCATGCCCTGGAGAGTGTGGTAGTCCTCGACATACGACCCGAACGTCTCGAGATTGTCGAAGCCCTTGCGGGTGGCCGATTCGTAGGTTTCGCGCAGGACGAAGAATTCGAGCTCCGAGGCGCCCATGGGGCGTACGCCGGCGAGCAGCGCGCGGCCCATCTGGTGTTTGAGAATCGTGCGCGGCGCGATCTCGACAGGGGTATCGGCTTCCGCGTCGTAAACGTCGCAGAGGACCAGAGCGGTGCGCTCGAGCCAGGTGGCGCGACGCAGGGTTCGCAGATCGGGCACGCAGTGGACGTCCCCGTAACCGTCCGCCCACGACGCGAAGCGGTAACCCGGTACCGGGTCCATCTCCATGTCGCAGGCGAGGAGGTAATCGCAGGCGTGCATGCCGTGGCCGAGCACCTCGTCGCAGAAGAACCGGCCGGTAATCCGCTTGCCGATTAGGCGGCCGTAGAAGTCCGGAAAGACGGTGATAACCGTGTCGATTTCGCCCTGCTGGACGAGGTCGCGCAACTCGGCCTCGGCCAGCATCCCCGGCACTCGCGTCTCGTGCATGGGGCGTGTCTAGCACGCACGCGCTGGCGACGGAAAGTCGGACTCGACTGCGTAGAGGCAGGGAATCGGCCATGACTCCACTTCGAGCTTGTTTTTTGCTCCCGGTCGGATAGGCGTGCAGCCGGGGGCACGGACGCTGGTCTTCGTGCCGCGTTCGGGATGCGCGCTGTCGTCGATAACATTCCATTTGTCGGTCGTACCGGCGAGCTCACGGAACTGTCGCGGGTGTTCGAAGAGGCCATCGCGAGAGGACCGAGGCTGGTGCTGATCACCGGTGAAGCCGGCATCGGCAAGACGACGCTGGTAGAACATGCGGTGGGTTCTCTCTGTGGGCAGCGGGTGCCGGTTCTCTGGGGACGTGCATGGGAGGGAGTCCGGGGCAACCCGTTCGGCGTCTGGGTGGATGTGCTGCGGTCGGCGAGGGTCGCGCTTACCTTTGGCAGCGCGCTCATCGGAGTTGCCGCCGGCGACGTCGATCGCCAGCTTGTATCGCTCCTCGAAGAAGCGCTTGCCGGGCTGGGCCGCGATGCGGGAGCGTTGCGGGCACAGGTCATGGGCCGGCTTGCCGAGTGTCTCTACTACGACGACACGGCGAAGCGGCGCCGCGAAGTTCTCAGCCGGCAGGCGCTGCGGCTGGCGCGCACGAGCCGGGACAGCGGAAGTTGGCACAGATCCGATTAGCTCGTTCCCGTTGAGAACCCGATCGGCGCCGCGCCGGTTTGTTGGACCAATGAACCCGAATCCGTTCGGCCTGAGGAGGTCGCATCTGAACAACCCGAGCACCCTGAGCAGCCGATGTCCGTTCAATCGGCGTGTCGAAGGGTTCAGCGACCGTCTCGAACGTCTCGAAGGCCACCCACCGGTACGACCGGTACGACGGCACTCGTGACTGCCCAGCCGGTGAGGCACCGCCGCGCCTGGACGCGCGCTCCAGCTCATGACAGTTCACGTTGCCCGAGGGACTGTCTCCCCTACGGACCCGGTTTCGCAGGCGGAAAGCAGGTCGTAAGCTCGAAATCCGGCTCTGGCTTGCTCGAAACCTCCGCTACTCCGGCTACCTCCGCTGGTCAGACCCGCTGCCGAGCGACCGGATGACGGCGGAGAAAGGCCGCGGGTTCCTTTTCCGCCTGCTCGGCTTCGGTGGGCAGATCGAGCGACACGAACGAATGTGAAGGGAAGCACCGCCGCAGCGTCGACGTCTTCCCCGTCTGCCGCGCACCGGTCAACACCACAACCGGCCGGGTCCGAGCGGAGCGCCTCACCCGGCCCTCGACGTCACGCGGAATCCACATGCACGAAATATGCGATGCGATCGCATATTATGCAACACGGCGCCATCGTCGCCGACCCGGGACAGCCGCACGAACAGAACCCGGCGGCTACAGCTACCCGGACAGGCCCCACGCGATCATTCGGGCCCCCGGATCCACTTGCGCAGCCTCACGTCCACGTGGGTGTCCTTCCAACCTCTTCGTCCCAAGCGCGCACCCTTCGATACGGCACCTGAGCAGATGGCGGGTCGTACCAATGAACCGGCGCGCCTTCCGAAGTGCGGTGGCCTTCGATACGGGCCCTGAAAAGACGGGCGCTACTCAGCGCGGGCTTCGCCCGCAACCCATTGCGGAATGCGGATTGCGGAACTCATGAATCCGTCGTCCGCAATCCGAAATCCGCATTCCGAAACTCTTCGCACCATGCGACGAACTCGCGAACTAGCAGCTCAGGCCGAACGGATCTGGGTTCATTGGCCCAACAAACCGGCACCGCGCCGGTCGGGTTCTCAGGGTGAGCGGAGAAAGATCTTCTCCTTCAACGTGATCACCCTGAGCAGCCGATGTCTTCTTAATCGGCGTGTCGAAGGGCTCAGCGGCCGTATCGAAGCCTGTCCTGAACTACTATCGCCGAAAGTCTGCGCACGGCGCGAAGAAATCTTCAGGCCATGGAGCGGCAGTGCCTTCCCGTTCGTCCCGAGTAGCGCCTTCTTCTGGCGCGTATCGAGGGACAGGCTCGGCAGGAGCGCGCCCCTCGATACGGAGCCCAGGGGAAGGGCTCCTACTCGGGGCGAATGGGCTGGTTGTTCGCTTTGGGTTGCGGGCGCAGCCCGCGCTCGGCGCCGACGAATGGGGCGCCCGTCGGTCCGGCCCGGCGGCGCAGGTAGCAATTGGAGCCTCGGGGTAGCAATTCGACCCGGCCGTATTGCCAGACTTCAAGTAACTGTGCTTGTCTCGGAACTGGCACAATGGCGCCGTAACGACGATTGTCGCGGCGTAACGAGCGAGGGAGGGGGTGCGATGCGTCGCAAGGCGCGGCGCGTGGCGGCCGAGGGCAGTAAGCGCCGGCCACCGCGCAAGTTTCCGGACGATCCGAAGATTCGGGTGGAGCTGTCGGAGGGTTTTCGGCGCGAGTTGAGCCGCGTCAAGCAGGCGAGTGTGGCGGCGGCGGTGCCGTCGCCGCGGCAGGGCGAGTCGGGCGAGCGGCTCGATCCGAGCTCGGTGTCGCGGTACGTGGCGGGCAAGGTGGCGCCGACGCTGGGAATCGCGCGCCGGTTGGCGGCGGCGGTGGGGCGGCCGTGGCCCGAAGCGGTGGCGGCGTACGAGGGGCAGCAGGTGCCGTCCGGACCGGGTTGGGGACCGCGCCTGCTCTTTGCGCGCAGCTATCGCCGCCAGGCGCTGGCGTTGATCGAGCGCTTCGTCAATCTCCTCGGGTGGGTACATCTCGGCGTCGTCGAGGACCGGGCACGGCAGTACCGGCGGGTGGTGCGGCCGGGGGCAGATCGGGCGGCATATGCGTTCTGCGAGATCCGGCTGGAGGCGGCGGTGCCGGCGGGTAGGCACGTCGACATGGTCGTCGCGTACCGCCTGTTGCATCGGCCGCCGATGTTCATCGATTTCGGTTTGCTGACGGTGACGGCGGACGGCGTGCACGCGCTGGAGCTCTGGACCGGCAGGGAAGACGGTGCCGAGCTGTGGGTGGGCGTGCGGCGCTTCTGGATACAGACATGGGTGGACGCGCTGGCGCCCGATTTCGTCTTGCGAGCCGCGGTACCGTTCGACGCCGGCCCGATGTGTTGGCAGGAAGAGCTCCCCGAGGACGCCGGCCCGATCGTCGCCTTCCACCCGAGCGGCATGCACCAGCACGCCCCGGCAGGTCAGAAAGCGGCGCCGGCGAGGGGGAAACGAACGTGCTGATTCGGGGTGTGGAATGGCGGTGTTGTGCACGCGAAAGAGGACGTCTGACACTTGTTCCCAGCGAGTCCTGCGGGCAAGTAACCGGCTGTAAGTGTCGCTGCGAACCGATGATGGCTGTTCAGAGGGGAACCCCGATGGCGTTGCGAATGCGAGTCGCCGGACGACGGCTGCTGGCGCTGATGGTCGCCGGCTTGTTCGATGCGCTTTTCCTTGCGGCGCCAGTGGCTGGCTATCAAGTGGCAGGCAGCTTTCGATATCCCCTTGATCCGGGACCCTGGTACCTCTCGCAGGATTTCTGCGTGTCCCGCGCCGGGTACGGATTGCACCTTGGGGAGGACCTGATTGCATCCACCGGCGCTGAGCTGCCCGTGTACGCCCCGGGTAACGGTCGGGTCCGCCACGCCGCTCAGCGGACCGACTACGGCTACGTGGTGATTATCGAGCACCTGCTGCCGGATGGGTCCTACGTAACGACGGTGCTCGGCCACCTCCGAGCTGCCGGGCTCGTTGGCGTGGATACCGATGTGACGAAGGGCCAGCTTATCGGGTATCTATCGGCGAACGCCAGCGAGAACGGCGGGTATAACTTCACCCACCTGCACTTCGGGGTGCGCGACGGATCCTATTCAACGACGTGGGTATACTATGGCTACCTGGCCTCGTGCGCGGGTTGGCAAGATCCCACGGACTTTGTGACGGCTCGTGCCGGCGACCTCACCGTGTCTTCGAACGTCACGGTTCTTGCCACGCGGGCGAACCCGTCGGCGATCTACGCTCTCCCCAACGAGTACGGTGGCAGCGCTCCGGTCGATACGGAGAAGAACTTCTACGTCAACTTCCGGCTCCGCAACGTCAGCGGCAGCGCCGTTGCGCTCGATGATTACGGCGTCAGCGTGCGCGACGCCGGGGGCGGAACGCACCTGTTCCGCCTGGCCATTGGCAGTGGCGTGACGTTACAGCCCAACCAGGAAACACCGCTGTTCGACATGCGGGGATACATCACCGACGACCGGTTGAGTGGCGGTGCGGCGACGCAGTTCCGGGCGCAGGTGCAGGCGAAGAGGAGCGGCGTGTGGGAGGATGTCAGCGGGGCGGGCAGCTTTGCGACCTTCACCGTGCAGCCGCGCCCGGGGCTGCAAGACGGCATGTCGATCAAGCGCCCGCGGTCCGTGCTGTCCTCGGACGCCACCGTCTATCGTCACCAGGCCGGCAAGCGGTGGGAGGGGACGGAAGCAGGTTTCGACGGCCTGTTCCCCGGCTGGACGCACGAAGTGTACGTCTTTCCGACTGCGACTGTGAACGGACTCGGCGTCCCGGCGGTACCGCTCCATGATGGAACCACGCCGCGCATCGTCGGGCGCAATCTGCTCTACCGACCGAACACGGGGCCGGACGTGTTCATTATCGAGCCCGACCCCGCGAATCCGTCACCGCCGCTGCGCTCGCGCCGGTTCGAGAACGAAGCAGCCTTCTACTCGTATGGGTATTCGAGCTTCGTGCTCGCAACCGAGCCGCTCGTGGTGACCGCAACGCAGGCGGCATGGTTGCAAGACGCGACGCGGCATCCCATCGGCAGCGATATCAGGGCCGCGACCGCGACGCCGACTCGTTCGACCTCCCCCACTTTCACGCCGACGAGCAGCCCGACTGCCAGCCCGACCAGAACCCTGACCGGGACGCCGACGGCCGTAAACACGGCCACGCCGACTGTCTCCCCGACACGTACGGCCACGCGCACGCGCACTTCGACCGTGACACCGGCGGCGACGCACACGCCGACCCTGACTTCGACCGCCACGCAGGCCGCCACGTTCACCCCGACGCATTCGCCGTCGCCGACTCGGAGCGCGACCCGGACACCGACCGGCACGCCGCCGGCGCCTCCGACGGCTACCGTAACCACCAGCGCAAGCGCGACACCCTCGCCGACGCCGACGCCAACGCTGCCGCCTCAGTCGTCGGTCGTCCTTGATGTTCCCGACGTGACCGGGACATCAGGGTCTACGGTGTCGGTGCCGCTCCTTCTCCCGGCGGGTACCGATGTGCTCGGCGTCGAGGCGACGCTGCTATACGACCCGGCGGCGGCGCTGGCAACCTCCGTGAGCACGACCACGCTCAGCGCCGGTTGCATCCTCGCGGATAACGTCAGTACCCCCGGCGTTGTGCAGGTGACCATTGCCTGCACCGACCCGATCCACCACGGCGGCGCAGTAGTGGAGATCGCCTTCACGCTGGCGTCGACGTGCGGCGTCACTGCCCTCGACCTCAGCACCTGCCGGCTCGACGAAGGGGCAGTGGCCTGCGCGCCCGATGACGGTGTCCTGACCGTCGGCTGCGGGATCGGCGGCCGGGTCAGGTACTACTCCGCCGACCGGCCCGTGGCGGACTTCGACGTTCGCCTGACCGGACCGAGCGCGCACAGTGCCGCCACCGGTCTCGACGGCATCTACGACTTCCCCAGCCTCGACCCGGGGCGGTGGACGATAGAACCGCACAAGACCGGTGGGCACAACGCCGGCGTGAGCGCGCTCGATGCCTCGTACGTTCTGCAGGCCGTAGTCGGCAAGCGGGTGCTCGACGCCTACCAGCGTCTCGCCTGCGACGTTACCGGGAACGGCGATCTGAGCGCCCTCGATGCGTCGCGGATCCTGCAATTGATCGTCGGGAGAATCGACCGCCTCCCGGTGGCGACGCTGTGCGACTCCGACTGGGCGGCGGTGCCGGTGCCCGACCCGGTCCCAGGGACGCAGGTCATCGACCCGCCGGCTATCGGCGGCGGGATGTGTCAGCCGGGGCGCATTACGCTCGATGCGCTCGCGGGTGCGGCCCCGAACCAGGATTTCCATGCGGTCTTGTTCGGTGATTGCACCGGGAACTGGCAGCCGGCGGTGGGCGGGGCAGCCGCGGTCGACGACGCCGGAAGCGGCGAAGTCAGCCTCGGTCCTTTCAGACCGGGCTGGCGCGGCACGGTGCGACAGGCAGTTCTCGTCGAGCCCGAGCGCCCGTTGTCGGCGTTCGAAATCGAGATCGGCTTCGACCCGCGGCTCATCGCCGTGCGTGACGTCCGCCTGGCGGACGCCGCCGGCGGCGATCTGCTGGCGTGGAACGTGGACAGTCCGGGACGGCTGGCGATTGCCGTGGCGCTGCTGGAACCCGTCGCAGGGCCGGGCCCGCTGGCGGTCATCGAGTGGCGGCTGGCGCCGCGCGCCTCACGCGCAGTCAGCCCAATGCTTCTGCGTGCGGTGCCGCAGAACTGAGCGCATCGCGTTCAGAAGGGGAGGGCGCAAATGTTTCGGGTAGCCTGGCGCAGCGTTGCTGCGGGATCGATCGGGCTCGCGGTGCTCGTCGGCGGCTCCGGCGACGCGCTGGCCGCCACCGTGTCGTGGAAGGACCCGGTAAACGGCAACTGGACCGACGGGTCGAAGTGGAGCACCGGGGCGGTGCCGGGGGCGGGCGACGATGTGGTTATCGATGCCACCGGCGGGTCGTTCACGGTCACCCTCAACGCCGCTGCTGCCCCGGCGAGCCTGACCCTCGGCGG
It encodes the following:
- a CDS encoding gamma-glutamyl-gamma-aminobutyrate hydrolase family protein, with translation MRPPVVIGISSYARGGEPPVFSLPCGYVDGVRLAGAIPVILPPGEPSAARLLDRVDGLILAGGGDISPAAYGGEPHETIYSVCDERDAFELDLARTALARHDRPVLSICRGLQLLNVVCGGTLHEHIPDAFGDTVPHRAPPRVPVRHPVTVAPDSHLAGVLGATRVEAISWHHQSVDRLGGDLRPVAWAEDGVIEAVEHLVHPWCLAVQWHPELQLDDPAQRRLFQAFIAAVDGARPTARTDG
- a CDS encoding glutamine synthetase family protein, yielding MHETRVPGMLAEAELRDLVQQGEIDTVITVFPDFYGRLIGKRITGRFFCDEVLGHGMHACDYLLACDMEMDPVPGYRFASWADGYGDVHCVPDLRTLRRATWLERTALVLCDVYDAEADTPVEIAPRTILKHQMGRALLAGVRPMGASELEFFVLRETYESATRKGFDNLETFGSYVEDYHTLQGMKVEPLIGAIRRHLDSSGVPVEFSKGEWGPGQQEINVRYCDFLEMADRHSVYKQLAKEVAIGQGLAVTFMAKFDERYAGSSMHVHSSLWSVDDGAPLFAGSGAQFAGDVSVLPDHFRWWLGGLMQHARASTLLFAPNVNSYKRFRAGSFAPTGIAWSYDNRTAGFRVVGRGPSLRVECRIPGADANPYLVFAATVAAGLDGLANRIEPPPPFHGDVYVARDLPTVPRTLPEAIDEFAASAMFRDAFGAAVIEHLVHFARTEQRKFDESVTTWERRRYLERV
- a CDS encoding AAA family ATPase, with product MRAVVDNIPFVGRTGELTELSRVFEEAIARGPRLVLITGEAGIGKTTLVEHAVGSLCGQRVPVLWGRAWEGVRGNPFGVWVDVLRSARVALTFGSALIGVAAGDVDRQLVSLLEEALAGLGRDAGALRAQVMGRLAECLYYDDTAKRRREVLSRQALRLARTSRDSGSWHRSD
- a CDS encoding peptidoglycan DD-metalloendopeptidase family protein; protein product: MALRMRVAGRRLLALMVAGLFDALFLAAPVAGYQVAGSFRYPLDPGPWYLSQDFCVSRAGYGLHLGEDLIASTGAELPVYAPGNGRVRHAAQRTDYGYVVIIEHLLPDGSYVTTVLGHLRAAGLVGVDTDVTKGQLIGYLSANASENGGYNFTHLHFGVRDGSYSTTWVYYGYLASCAGWQDPTDFVTARAGDLTVSSNVTVLATRANPSAIYALPNEYGGSAPVDTEKNFYVNFRLRNVSGSAVALDDYGVSVRDAGGGTHLFRLAIGSGVTLQPNQETPLFDMRGYITDDRLSGGAATQFRAQVQAKRSGVWEDVSGAGSFATFTVQPRPGLQDGMSIKRPRSVLSSDATVYRHQAGKRWEGTEAGFDGLFPGWTHEVYVFPTATVNGLGVPAVPLHDGTTPRIVGRNLLYRPNTGPDVFIIEPDPANPSPPLRSRRFENEAAFYSYGYSSFVLATEPLVVTATQAAWLQDATRHPIGSDIRAATATPTRSTSPTFTPTSSPTASPTRTLTGTPTAVNTATPTVSPTRTATRTRTSTVTPAATHTPTLTSTATQAATFTPTHSPSPTRSATRTPTGTPPAPPTATVTTSASATPSPTPTPTLPPQSSVVLDVPDVTGTSGSTVSVPLLLPAGTDVLGVEATLLYDPAAALATSVSTTTLSAGCILADNVSTPGVVQVTIACTDPIHHGGAVVEIAFTLASTCGVTALDLSTCRLDEGAVACAPDDGVLTVGCGIGGRVRYYSADRPVADFDVRLTGPSAHSAATGLDGIYDFPSLDPGRWTIEPHKTGGHNAGVSALDASYVLQAVVGKRVLDAYQRLACDVTGNGDLSALDASRILQLIVGRIDRLPVATLCDSDWAAVPVPDPVPGTQVIDPPAIGGGMCQPGRITLDALAGAAPNQDFHAVLFGDCTGNWQPAVGGAAAVDDAGSGEVSLGPFRPGWRGTVRQAVLVEPERPLSAFEIEIGFDPRLIAVRDVRLADAAGGDLLAWNVDSPGRLAIAVALLEPVAGPGPLAVIEWRLAPRASRAVSPMLLRAVPQN